From a region of the Carassius auratus strain Wakin unplaced genomic scaffold, ASM336829v1 scaf_tig00217098, whole genome shotgun sequence genome:
- the LOC113100003 gene encoding vesicle-fusing ATPase-like isoform X1, with protein sequence MATRVVIFFKTMQAARCPTDELSLTNCAVVSEKDLQSGQHVSVRTTPAHKFVFTVKSHHSVLPGTIAFSLPQRKWAGLSIGQEIEVANYNFDKSKQCIGAMTIEIDFLQKKSTDSSPYDSDNMATEFIQHFNNQAFTVGQQLVFSFCDKLFGLVIKDIEAMDPSILRGEPASGKKQKIETGLLVGNSQVMFEKSESSSLTLVGKAKTREARQTIINPDWNFEKMGIGGLDKEFSDIFRRAFASRVFPPDIVEQMGCKHVKGILLFGPPGCGKTLMARQIGKMLNAREPKIVNGPEILNKYVGESEANIRKLFADAEEEQKRLGANSGLHIIIFDELDAICKQRGTAAGSTGVHDTVVNQLLSKIDGVEQLNNILVIGMTNRPDLIDDALMRPGRFEVKMEIGLPDEKGRVQILNIHTAKMRDFNLLSGDVDVKELAAETKNYSGAELEGLVRAAQSTAMNRLIKATSTVEVDMERAEKLKVTRTDFMASLNNDIKPAFGTNQEDYSSYIMNGIIKWGDPVTRVLEDGELLVQQTKNSDRTPLVSVLLEGSPHSGKTALAAKISEDSQFPFIKICSPDKMIGFSEISKCQAIKKVFDDAYKSQLSCVVVDDIERLLDYVPIGPRFSNLVLQALLVLLKKIPPHGRKLLIIGTTSRKDVLQEMEMLNAFSTTIHVHNISSGEHLVEALELLGSFTDAERTTIAKHIKRKRVSIGIKKLLMLIEMSLQMDQPYRVSKFLSLLKDEGADRGFLE encoded by the exons ACGATGCAAGCGGCTCGATGCCCAACAGATGAGCTGTCACTGACGAACTGTGCGGTCGTGAGTGAGAAAGACCTGCAGTCTGGACA GCATGTGTCTGTGAGGACAACACCCGCCCACAAGTTTGTGTTCACAGTCAAGTCTCACCACTCTGTGCTTCCTGGGACCATCGCTTTCAGTTTGCCACAG AGGAAATGGGCAGGCCTGTCCATCGGACAAGAAATAGAAG TGGCCAACTACAACTTTGACAAATCCAAGCAGTGCATTGGTGCCATGACCATTGAGATTGACTTTCTGCAGAAGAAGAGCACCGACTCCAGTCCCTACGACTCGGACAATATGGCTACTGAGTTTATTCAGCATTTCAACAATCAGGCGTTCACTGTGGGGCAGCAG cTGGTCTTCAGTTTCTGTGACAAGCTCTTCGGCCTAGTTATCAAGGACATTGAGGCGATGGACCCCAGCATACTGAGGGGCGAACCAGCATCTGGCAAAAAGCAAAAG ATTGAGACTGGTCTGTTGGTTGGAAACAGTCAAGTGATGTTTGAAAAATCAGAGAGCTCGTCTCTTACTCTAGTTG GCAAGGCCAAGACCAGAGAAGCCCGTCAGACCATCATTAACCCTGACTGGAACTTCGAGAAAATGGGCATCGGTGGTCTAGACAAGGAGTTCTCCGATATCTTCCGCAGGGCTTTCGCCTCTCGAGTTTTCCCGCCAGACATTGTGGAGCAGATGG GTTGTAAGCATGTGAAAGGCATCCTGCTCTTTGGTCCTCCTGGCTGTGGTAAAACACTGATGGCAAGGCAGATCGGTAAGATGCTGAACGCCAGAGAGCCAAAGATAGTCAATGGACCAGAGATCCTCAACAAGTACGTAGGTGAATCTGAAGCCAACATTAGGAAACTGTTCGCAGATGCTGAGGAGGAACAGAAAAGG TTGGGTGCTAACAGTGGCTTGCATATCATCATCTTTGATGAACTGGATGCTATCTGTAAGCAGCGTGGTACAGCTGCCGGCAGCACAGGTGTGCACGACACTGTGGTCAACCAGCTCCTGTCCAAGATCGATGGAGTGGAACAACTCAACAACATCCTCGTCATCG GCATGACCAACAGGCCTGACCTGATAGATGACGCTTTGATGAGACCTGGCCGATTTGAAGTAAAGATGGAAATTG GTCTGCCGGATGAAAAGGGCCGTGTTCAGATCCTGAACATTCACACAGCTAAGATGCGTgactttaacctcctgtctggtGATGTGGATGTTAAAGAACTGGCTGCTGAGACCAAGAACTACAGTGGAGCTGAACTGGAGGGCCTGGTCAGAGCCGCCCAGTCTACTGCCATGAACCGCCTCATTAAG GCCACATCTACTGTAGAGGTGGACATGGAGCGAGCGGAGAAGCTGAAAGTCACTCGAACAGATTTCATGGCGTCCTTGAATAATGACATTAAACCT GCTTTTGGCACCAACCAGGAAGACTATTCCAGTTACATCATGAACGGCATCATTAAGTGGGGTGATCCAGTGACCCGAGTGCTGGAGGACGGAGAGCTGCTGGTGCAGCAGACCAAGAACAGTGACCGCACTCCACTCGTGTCCGTGCTTCTGGAGG GATCTCCTCACAGTGGAAAGACAGCCCTGGCTGCCAAAATCTCAGAGGACTCGCAGTTCCCCTTCATTAAGATCTGCTCTCCAGACAAGATGATTGGCTTCTCAGAGATCTCCAAATGCCAGGCAATCAAGAAG GTCTTTGACGATGCTTACAAGTCTCAGCTCAGCTGTGTCGTGGTTGATGACATTGAGCGTCTGTTAG ATTACGTGCCGATTGGTCCTCGCTTCTCCAACCTGGTTCTTCAGGCCCTGCTGGTTTTGCTGAAGAAGATTCCTCCTCAT GGCCGTAAGCTGCTGATCATCGGCACCACCAGCCGTAAAGACGTGTTGCAGGAGATGGAGATGCTGAATGCGTTCAGCACCACCATCCATGTGCACAATATCTCCAGCGGGGAACATCTGGTTGAAGCTCTAGAG CTCCTGGGCAGCTTCACAGATGCTGAGAGAACCACCATTGCCAagcatataaaaagaaaaagagtgtCGATTGGCATTAAAAAGCTTCTCATGCTTATTGAGATGTCTCTGCAG ATGGATCAGCCGTACAGAGTCAGCAAGTTCCTCTCTCTACTCAAAGACGAGGGAGC
- the LOC113100003 gene encoding vesicle-fusing ATPase-like isoform X2 gives MATRTMQAARCPTDELSLTNCAVVSEKDLQSGQHVSVRTTPAHKFVFTVKSHHSVLPGTIAFSLPQRKWAGLSIGQEIEVANYNFDKSKQCIGAMTIEIDFLQKKSTDSSPYDSDNMATEFIQHFNNQAFTVGQQLVFSFCDKLFGLVIKDIEAMDPSILRGEPASGKKQKIETGLLVGNSQVMFEKSESSSLTLVGKAKTREARQTIINPDWNFEKMGIGGLDKEFSDIFRRAFASRVFPPDIVEQMGCKHVKGILLFGPPGCGKTLMARQIGKMLNAREPKIVNGPEILNKYVGESEANIRKLFADAEEEQKRLGANSGLHIIIFDELDAICKQRGTAAGSTGVHDTVVNQLLSKIDGVEQLNNILVIGMTNRPDLIDDALMRPGRFEVKMEIGLPDEKGRVQILNIHTAKMRDFNLLSGDVDVKELAAETKNYSGAELEGLVRAAQSTAMNRLIKATSTVEVDMERAEKLKVTRTDFMASLNNDIKPAFGTNQEDYSSYIMNGIIKWGDPVTRVLEDGELLVQQTKNSDRTPLVSVLLEGSPHSGKTALAAKISEDSQFPFIKICSPDKMIGFSEISKCQAIKKVFDDAYKSQLSCVVVDDIERLLDYVPIGPRFSNLVLQALLVLLKKIPPHGRKLLIIGTTSRKDVLQEMEMLNAFSTTIHVHNISSGEHLVEALELLGSFTDAERTTIAKHIKRKRVSIGIKKLLMLIEMSLQMDQPYRVSKFLSLLKDEGADRGFLE, from the exons ACGATGCAAGCGGCTCGATGCCCAACAGATGAGCTGTCACTGACGAACTGTGCGGTCGTGAGTGAGAAAGACCTGCAGTCTGGACA GCATGTGTCTGTGAGGACAACACCCGCCCACAAGTTTGTGTTCACAGTCAAGTCTCACCACTCTGTGCTTCCTGGGACCATCGCTTTCAGTTTGCCACAG AGGAAATGGGCAGGCCTGTCCATCGGACAAGAAATAGAAG TGGCCAACTACAACTTTGACAAATCCAAGCAGTGCATTGGTGCCATGACCATTGAGATTGACTTTCTGCAGAAGAAGAGCACCGACTCCAGTCCCTACGACTCGGACAATATGGCTACTGAGTTTATTCAGCATTTCAACAATCAGGCGTTCACTGTGGGGCAGCAG cTGGTCTTCAGTTTCTGTGACAAGCTCTTCGGCCTAGTTATCAAGGACATTGAGGCGATGGACCCCAGCATACTGAGGGGCGAACCAGCATCTGGCAAAAAGCAAAAG ATTGAGACTGGTCTGTTGGTTGGAAACAGTCAAGTGATGTTTGAAAAATCAGAGAGCTCGTCTCTTACTCTAGTTG GCAAGGCCAAGACCAGAGAAGCCCGTCAGACCATCATTAACCCTGACTGGAACTTCGAGAAAATGGGCATCGGTGGTCTAGACAAGGAGTTCTCCGATATCTTCCGCAGGGCTTTCGCCTCTCGAGTTTTCCCGCCAGACATTGTGGAGCAGATGG GTTGTAAGCATGTGAAAGGCATCCTGCTCTTTGGTCCTCCTGGCTGTGGTAAAACACTGATGGCAAGGCAGATCGGTAAGATGCTGAACGCCAGAGAGCCAAAGATAGTCAATGGACCAGAGATCCTCAACAAGTACGTAGGTGAATCTGAAGCCAACATTAGGAAACTGTTCGCAGATGCTGAGGAGGAACAGAAAAGG TTGGGTGCTAACAGTGGCTTGCATATCATCATCTTTGATGAACTGGATGCTATCTGTAAGCAGCGTGGTACAGCTGCCGGCAGCACAGGTGTGCACGACACTGTGGTCAACCAGCTCCTGTCCAAGATCGATGGAGTGGAACAACTCAACAACATCCTCGTCATCG GCATGACCAACAGGCCTGACCTGATAGATGACGCTTTGATGAGACCTGGCCGATTTGAAGTAAAGATGGAAATTG GTCTGCCGGATGAAAAGGGCCGTGTTCAGATCCTGAACATTCACACAGCTAAGATGCGTgactttaacctcctgtctggtGATGTGGATGTTAAAGAACTGGCTGCTGAGACCAAGAACTACAGTGGAGCTGAACTGGAGGGCCTGGTCAGAGCCGCCCAGTCTACTGCCATGAACCGCCTCATTAAG GCCACATCTACTGTAGAGGTGGACATGGAGCGAGCGGAGAAGCTGAAAGTCACTCGAACAGATTTCATGGCGTCCTTGAATAATGACATTAAACCT GCTTTTGGCACCAACCAGGAAGACTATTCCAGTTACATCATGAACGGCATCATTAAGTGGGGTGATCCAGTGACCCGAGTGCTGGAGGACGGAGAGCTGCTGGTGCAGCAGACCAAGAACAGTGACCGCACTCCACTCGTGTCCGTGCTTCTGGAGG GATCTCCTCACAGTGGAAAGACAGCCCTGGCTGCCAAAATCTCAGAGGACTCGCAGTTCCCCTTCATTAAGATCTGCTCTCCAGACAAGATGATTGGCTTCTCAGAGATCTCCAAATGCCAGGCAATCAAGAAG GTCTTTGACGATGCTTACAAGTCTCAGCTCAGCTGTGTCGTGGTTGATGACATTGAGCGTCTGTTAG ATTACGTGCCGATTGGTCCTCGCTTCTCCAACCTGGTTCTTCAGGCCCTGCTGGTTTTGCTGAAGAAGATTCCTCCTCAT GGCCGTAAGCTGCTGATCATCGGCACCACCAGCCGTAAAGACGTGTTGCAGGAGATGGAGATGCTGAATGCGTTCAGCACCACCATCCATGTGCACAATATCTCCAGCGGGGAACATCTGGTTGAAGCTCTAGAG CTCCTGGGCAGCTTCACAGATGCTGAGAGAACCACCATTGCCAagcatataaaaagaaaaagagtgtCGATTGGCATTAAAAAGCTTCTCATGCTTATTGAGATGTCTCTGCAG ATGGATCAGCCGTACAGAGTCAGCAAGTTCCTCTCTCTACTCAAAGACGAGGGAGC